The region CTGTAAGTATCATATGATGTGTTGTTGGTGCAAAACTAAAATCATTAGTCAAAAATTGATAGTtggtttttaattattttggaGCAACTCTGGCTTAGTTGgctgcatttactgtaaatcaaataAGACATATTCCAGTAgctatgttgtgtgttttcttggtttgtttgttgtttttctttgtttggatAAAGGCTCTTGGTTGAAGAAAACTGATTCTTACTCTCGTTGTAGTGAAATGAAGCGTAACAAGATCAAGATTGTGGACAGTCTGACATTCAAAGGGATGGACTCACTGAGGTCACTGAAAATGCAGAGGAACGGCATCACTAAGCTCATGGATGGAGCCTTCTTTGGGCTTAACAACATTGAAGAACTGTAAGGACAGTGTTATAAACACTCCTTTTTAAGTGATATTCAACAGCGTATCCATCAGTAATTGTGGAAAAGTACAGtgtaaacctttttaaaatagTTATAAGGAGGTCTGTAAATGAGTATAAAGTTGAGGTTTTTCCCCACCTATCTTTCTGTAATTTTCCAAAAGAAACTTCTGCATCTGTTGTGAAATTTTGTGGACTGGTCATGTTGTTAGCCATGATCCCTCTCCAGGTTTATCATAAAAACAAGTCAATTAATGGAATAACAGTGGTTTTTGTtaatgccattttgtttttcccatcTGTGTCTCAGAGAGCTGGAACACAACAACCTAACTGAGGTCAACAAAGGTTGGCTGTATGGCCTGCGCATGTTGCGCGTCCTGCGGGTCAGCCAGAATACTGTCGGCATCATCCGACCAGATGCCTGGGAGTTTTGCCAAAAGCTGGAggaactgtgagtgtgtttgcttcaTAGCTAAAAAACTGCTAAGAGTCCCCACTTTCTTTCATCAGCCCCGTGCTTTGAAATTCATTATGTGTGCTCAGAGGAGTTACTGTTATCTTGCTGCAGTGCTGTTGGCTGTCTGGAGCTGATTCAGTGCTGTATTGACTGTGGATGTACTGGATACGTTTTTAACaattttctgaaaatgtctcattttggaGTATCATTCTTGAATGTGCAGTTACATTTGTGTACAAGACTGCTGTTAATGTGCAAATTGTTGGAGCTAACTTCAGCATATTTGTGGTTGTGTTGTGCAGAGACTTGTCCTTCAATCACCTGACTAGACTGGAGGAGACGGCTTTTGTAGGATTAGGTCTCCTGGAGAACCTGAACCTGGGAGAAAACTCCATCAGCCATTTGGGAGAGGGAGTCTTCAGTGGCCTGGCAAGTCTGCGCACCCTGTAAGTGCTATGTCTAATCGGTCTAAAATGTGTGTCACCTGCTTGATCTCAAAAGTGTAATGAAGCTTAGTATgcaaaatatgataataaagtCCTGACTTGTTCTTGGCTCTGTGCGTTCTCATGAAGGCTGCAGACTACAGTAGGTCTGTttgtttcactctgtgtgtgtagttcTTGTCCTGTCTTGAATAAATGTCCTGAGTAATCCTCAGTAGTTTAGAGAAATAACAGTAGAAGTAACCAGTATTTTAAGTTTGCTTCCTCTAATATAGTTTTGTTGCGTTCTAATCCTGCTTGTCATTAGTCATCTGTTTAGTCTTCGATCCAACCACCCAATGTGTTGCCATAGAATCCTGTTCTCTTGGTTTTGTGTCCTCTGTCCTGCTATTCATTGTGGGCATCATGCTGATTTCAGATGagttgaaatgtgaaaattcTACGAGACAGTTCTGCTCACTCGCAGGAGAATCAAGCATAGGAGTTCCTCTTTAACCCTTAAAGCACAGGGAGCTTCATTATCATGTACAAACGTGTGAAATCACAGATTtccatgtactgtatatagagTAAATTGGTCTCCGCACTGTAGCTGAGCCAGATGCCAACAGATGAAGGTtgatagaatatatatatatcagtgtgGATAGAGCAAGACTCCTTCTGGTCTGGGGTTTGAGTTGGTttgctttttaatattttatcaagCATGGGTAAAATAATATCAACATATAATCTGCTCAACATTTGAGTGTCTCCTGAACATGACAACAAATAACACTCTGCTCAGCTCTGGCTTTTTCAGGATGAGAAATTGGGATGTGCTTTCTTGGGTATTGAATACCAAAATCATGCACTAGTCTGTTTATCAAGTTAATGATAGTTGTCTGTTACAATAATGTCCTCCTACATTTATGCATCCCATATCACTGCCATAAAATACATCACTTAGTTCAAAGTGCAGTTTTTACCCTTTTCCATTCACAAAATGTGTATGGTTGTAATATTAGGTGACAGTTCTGAACCATATTATCACCACAAAAGCTTTGAAAATACTGTGTAGCTAAGAATATCAGCCTAACTGAGCAAGTACGTCTTCATCATCATACATGTATCTGTTACGTAAGAAGTGCTGAGAAGAGAGGAAGTTGTGAACTCGTTATTTTCCACACAGTTTTTCACTTAAGCCACTGAGCTGCAACGAGAAAGGGTTCATATTTGACCATCCCGAGAGCTTTCATGGGAGACGGGAACTGGAGAGTGCCGAGGTTCTTTCAGAGGTGGCCAGgcatgaagaaagagaaacaaaagagccCATGACCCATCCTGTAAACACAAAGCCTCTCTGGGTTTCCAGTGGACCCATGAACTGTCCCAGTGCTAAACAGAGCCAATTAATTTCCCCTCATCAGAACAGCAGGGGCAGCGAACTGTGACACGCCGATTGTTAGTGTCCTTACTAAGAGTCACTGCCACTGACAGCCACAGGAGAGATAATGTGCCCTCTCCgtggtatttaaaaaaacaactttgcagGAGGAGTAATTACATCAGTTACATATGTAGAGAGTTTAATATCTAAAATGtgactctttgtttttcagagatATCCGCAATAATGAAATCTCCTGGGCCATTGAGGACTCCATTGGTGTGTTTGATGGAATGAAGAAGCTGAACACACTGTGAGGACACTCAGATTGTACACATATATAGATAGATGGGAATATAGAcagatttttttatatatagggcatgtttgtaaaacattttgcatttagaCAATTATAGCAGGTGCTTCTTAAATTCTGTATCAGTGTTCCAGAGATTTGGCTGTATACTGCTTTTCTGGGGAGAAATGTTTCTTGAAAATGTGACGCTTTATCCAAATAGGTCTGTTTGTACTTTACaggttttattttgctgtgaagTTGCTCCTCAGGTTTATTCTAACTTGCACTGAATGGCTGGTCAAATGCTTAATTTAGCCTCTACGAAAGCTGCTGACACAGTGGTTCCAGTGTGCAATAAAGTGTTACCCAGGAGCAGGCTTTGTGGACATTTTACTGAACACCatatgaaatattttcattttccagaaTCCTACAGCGGAACACAATCAAATCAATCACTAAGAAAGCGTTTGAGggcctggaggagctggagcacCTGTGAGTAAAGCTACTGCACACTCCTGTTTGTCCACACAGTTATACTTGAGTCTCAGAAGGatctgttgttattgttgaatGATTAAAGATAGCAGAAGGCTTTTATTACCACTGGGCTGTTGTCTTATGCTTGTGAAATGGGATGCCATTTGGACCAAATCACATCATAGGTGTGTCTAATCCATATTTCTGTCCCCTCTGCAGGGACCTCAGCAAGAATGGCATCATGTCGATACACCCGGAGGCGTTGTCCCATATGAAGCTCAAAGTGTTGTGAGTGGACACAAAATTAATCTTACAGATCTCTTAAGCACAGCTTTCCCCTGTGTTAATATTGTTTCTTCGACTGATTTATCATTATtgctttcattaaaaaggaGTCATGATTAAGTAACAATTAAAGGACACAATTAGCATTTTAAATTGGCTGTTGTagttttatgaaaataaaacaaaacgcGCTCAACTCACAAGTAGACGTTGAAAAGTGGGTGCTGGATCCTAAATGTGGTGAATAATGAGTGCTGTCCTAGTTCTACTTTTTCTATTGTAGCTTTAGTAATAATTGGAATTAGTAATAGTTACTTTACTTTTTGAGCCTTTCACACCCTTTTTTGGCGATTAGAAATATGTGAAGTTGGTTGATTGTTGTCTTACCAAAACCGTACATTTATTGGCTCAGTTGGACAAAGATTTCTGATTCCGCATTTGAGTTGCAGCATCATCATCTGCTTCGTTAGGACAGCCGTCTCTCCTGCCTGTGAGGAAAGACAGTGGAAATGTTAAGTCTCTCGGGCCTTTTTTGAGGTTTTGATCAGCCCATCTTAGGAGTGTCTCTCAAGCAGGGGCTAACGAAATGCCCCAGCAGCTGTCAAACTCAGAAAATGTATCATGACAGCAGTCATGTCCTGTTATTAATTAGTCTGCTGCTTTAATAGAATATAGCACTATTTGCTTGGCGAGTGGGTAAAGTTTCTTTGCCTGATAACTTAGCTGGAAGAACATAATGGCAACACCCTTGTAATTAAGATTTATTTTAGGATAAATTGTATTAAAACAGAGGCGTTGTTAGCAATGAATTGATTTTCCTGTCTTGATTAAGATTTCAAGGTTGCGTTAACGCGTGTTATTCGGTCTCCATGGTTGGTCGACTTTTTGACGACTCCTGCTGACTGGTTTGAAAATAAGAACCCTGGTGTATGACTTGGATAATGGTTGTGCGTTTAAGATAATTAAATGACTCCTTTCTATGTAATGAATTTGATCAttcacactggttttatatgGCTGTGTATCATTACTTGTCtgtattgtgtttctgtttttagttgTCTAGTGggattgtattttttttatgtatctgAACTGCTACAAAAATTACCTGTATGTGGCATTAACGTTTTATTAACTTAGTTTATCAATAACACTTACCTTCAGGGTTCTAAGAAAAAAGGCTATTTTAGCAAGAAACGTCATACATCATTACGGAGCCACCAGACCTCTGTTTTCATGATACGTGATATAAAAACGGCTACTCTTGCTTGCTCACTGTTACTCAGTTACTCAAGCAGCACTGGACTGGTATGTTGTCAGGCTAGATAACAGCCCTCTTTAAATAATTCAGGTAAATTGGACCTTTATTTGTTGGGTAGATCATAAATCACCTTCTGAAATGCTCATGAACAAATCCTGAAAATCACAAATTCATGTCCTCCATTTATCTCTACAGTTGTTTGATGATTCCAACTAATTTTACAATGACTCATCTCACCCTTCCCTCACTACCTTTCTGTTCTCAGTGTCCTGAACACGAGCAGCCTGCTGTGTGACTGCCACATGCAGTGGCTGGGGCCTTGGCTGACTGACAGCCAGTTCCAGCAGTCTGTCTCCGCTATCTGTGCTCATCCTGCCAGCCTTCTTGATCGCAACATCCTGTCCATCAGCCCGGAAGAGTTTGTTTGTGGTCAGTcccattctcttttttttaatactgttCCCAGTCGGATCCAATGTAGGTACTCTTCAGTGAGCACAGTGGAAAAAGTTTTCATTGTGGGATGTTTTGAAATCACtgaaatgtactgtactttgCAGTTGCACAAAACTGGAAATACAGTTGATTGAAATTCCCAAGCCGACCCCCATGTTGCCCTTCCTGTATTGGCATACTTAATGTTGAATACCAACTAATATGATACATTTCAGTTAAGAGGTCTTCTGTAAATATATTGGTTTTCTAACTTAGAGTTTCACACTTTCTGTCCCTGCTCCTCCACAGATGATTTCCCCAAGCCTCGGATCACCACTCACCCAGAGACATCTGTGGCACTGCGAGGGAACAATGTGACTCTGAGCTGCGTTGCGTCCAGCAGCAGCGATTCGCCAATGAATACAGCTTGGCGGAAGGATGGGGAGGTGCTGTATGATGCAGAGGTGCAAAACTACGCCCGGTACCAGGAGGGAGAGCTGATCTACACCACTGTGCTTCACCTCCTCAATGTCAACTTCACTGATGAGGGGCGCTACCAGTGTGTGGTCTCTAATCACTTTGGCTCCAACTACTCCAACAGAGCCAAGCTTACTGTTAATGGTGAGGATGTTTGCCCTTTGTCAAAGAATGTGATTGATGATTGCCGGTGGGgctcatttttttcctcttgctctgcaatcttttactttctttaagCTGTAAGGCGCTGGTCTAGCCAATGTACTGTACACTCATAATTTTATATCTGAGGGAAATGTTTCTTAAGGTTAAGAAAGTAAGATTGTGGCCTTCCTTGGTGGACGATGCATTAACTGCCAAAGAATTTAAGACAATAGAACCCTTATTTGCGACTGCTGTTCAATCCTGTTCTGATACAGATGTCTCTACTTCTCTGTCCCGcccttcactttctgtcttccATCTTTCAGAGCTGCCATCCTTTCTTAAGACTCCCATGGATTTGACGATCCGTACTGGGACTATGGCCAGGCTGGAGTGTGCTGCTGAAGGCCATCCATCACCCCAGATTGCTTGGCAGAAGGACGGAGGCACTGACTTCCCTGCTGCCCGAGAGCGCAGGATGCATGTGATGCCAGATGATGACATCTTCTTCATTGCTAATGTGAAGACCGAAGACATGGGAGTGTACAGCTGCACGGCTCAAAATGCAGCTGGCAGCCTGTCTGCAAACGCTACTCTCACCGTCCTGGGTGAGTCAGCCACCTGATTAGCGGAGCATGTTACTGATGTTTTACTGCTGGGTCATTTCAGCTGAGTCACTCTGCTTAAATTGGCTGCTCATTtatgtctgtcagtcagtgcacgcacttgtttttgtatttcctcCTTCGCAATTTTAACTAATGACTATGTAAATGCAGACCTTGTTATACCATGGCCATGGAAAATACTGAAATCTGGCTAGATGGCGTGTCTCTGACATAACTGTTAGATCACGTTTAAGCTATGTATTGGTATATAATCAATAACTCGGTCAAAGTTTGTGTTCAAGGCTTAAACACTAGTACTGTTAatctaaaaataacaaactCGACCTCATACACATCCATCTGAGCGGTTTGACACAAATGCCACTGGGATGTTccttattaaataaaaaaaatcaatgaatctCTTCCAGAAACTCCATCCTTCATGCGGCCGCTGGAAGACAGAACAGTGGCCCGTGGTGAAACTGCCGTGCTTCAGTGTATAGCTGGAGGCAGCCCGGCCCCTCGTCTCAACTGGACCAAAGATGACGGGCCTCTGGTACTCACCGAGCGCCACTTCTTTGCTGCAGCCAACCAGCTCCTGATCATAGTTGATGCTGGTCCTGCTGACGCTGGGAAATACACCTGCATCATGTCTAATACTCTGGGAACAGAGCGTGGCCACATCTACCTGAGCGTCTCGCCATCGCCAAACTGTGATACCGGCACGGGATACGACCAGGATGGCTGGACCACCGTGGGCATTGTGGTGATTGTGGTGGTGTGTTGTGTGGTTGGAACCTCGCTGGTCTGGGTCATTGTCATCTATCACATGCGCAGGAAGAGTGAGGACTACAGTATCACCAACACAGGTCAGCAGTTTAGACACAGCCATCTGtgatatcaaataaatgtgccCTCTTTGAAGCTTCACCCAGTAGGGGTGGCTGTTTGgaaaccatgaaatgtttctgtgggGACGGCACTTTTTTGTGAGAATAAGACTGTTTCACAGCGCTCAACTGTGTaacaaaatgtctctctctgttccagATGAGATGAATTTGCCAGCAGACATCCCCAGCTACCTGTCCTCTCAGGGTACTTTGTCAGAGCCTCAGGAAGGCTACAGTAACTCTGAGGCTGGCAGCCACCAGCAGCTCATGCCTCCTCTCTCCAATGGATACGTCCATAAGGGCACAGATGGTGAGTAAAAACCTTTTAgatttgtgatgtgtgtgaagtTTGACTCTGTAACACAAACTGTTTGTTAacaagttacttcatcagctaatgttacgaagcaaccaacgccagatccatgcagtAACGTtatagctaagttacagctagctggctaaacctAAGTTACCTtagctcaggttacagttagAGTTGTCCACTCCTGCCTTGCATCACTCTTGTTGTTAAGTAAGGGTTGTTAAGTTTTTTGGGATGGGTTATGTCAGCATTATgaccaaaaatgttttaactcaCAATCATAAACACTACCGCCTCTCCCGCCATCTGCATGAATCACTTTTGACATGAAAATTTCTTTAAACAATTgtctttaaataaaatgcagatCCTGTTTCGGTCAGATCCTTGCTGAAATGAGCCACTGACTAATTATCATGTATGTCCCAGGTGTGTGTTATGGAGACACGGGCAGCGAGGTGGAAACTGAGGGGAATGGCATGCTGCACTGCAGGGTTGGTTCTCTGTTCACTGGCCGTAGCAGCTTCCACCCTGGAGACCCCCGTGAGGGGCTGGCTGGACTCCCCACAGGTTAGTGTCATCTGCACACAAGCGGTTATGaggttttttaacatttataaggATTCGATTTTATCTGCATTCTTAgtgtcccccctccctccatgtCTGAGAAACGACTACATCTATGCCCTTCACTAGGTCTTTCAACTTGTTCTGTTAATATGTAGATGTGTTCACATTAAGGTGTAATAAGGTTGAAAGTCTtttcatatatgtgtatatatttttatttcattttaatatacaTTTGAGCAAACTACATAAGAGAAAATGCATACTACTTGAAATTACTTGATTTCAAGTTTTACtacttgatttatttatttttctatcctgaaatgaatgaatacagatAATAATTGTTTTACATATGATAAATACATGGTGGTAGTTTATAATCGATAAATAGATTATAATTGCCTTTTCCCAGCCACTGTCAGCCTGCTTCACACAATTCTCAAATGAAACCAAAGTCTGAGACAGGCttgaaaaacaatcaaatggaaagaaacactttgacacacatgatgctttttctttcttgccagGTGGTGCAGGTCCGCTGGTCATCTGCTCCGACTGCTACGACAACGCCAACATCTACTCTCGCACGCGGGAGTACTGCCCCTACGCCTATCTGGGAGAGGATGACCCGCTGGACAAGACTCTACCCGGCCTGAAGGAGAGCTTCAGTGAGCATGCTCAGCACGAGGACACGGCACTGGAGAGCCTCATTAGCAACCAGgactcctccatctttctcaccTCACACGACAAAAGGTTGAGCAGCCACACTCCCCCGGGGCACTACGCTAATGGTGAGACTTGGAAACAGAAATTCTAATTTTACCTTTTCAGAGCAATATGGTGGTACTGTCCTTTGTCTAGATGCAAACTATCAGGTCCTACCTGCTGATGTGCTTTTGGGTAACATGTCGAATTTTCACCATCCTGAAGCTActcaaaaagggaaaaagaccTGTAGGATTCTACATTTTCCTTTATAAATCTGACTCTGACCCTTTATAAAGCTGTTATAAATCTTGCACCTGCTCAGGCCAGTTTGCTCTGAAATAGAGTATAACCACTGAGGCAACTGATTTACTGAAGCCAGTATTTTACAGATGAGAGATTTCCCAGTGAACTGATAAACCCATATGGTTGTATTTATTAGAGATATTGATCTTCCAGATATGATCTATTTAGATACATAGAGGCTTGTTATGAAGGTTGTTTGAAGTACTTGCAGGCTACAACTAACATAATATTATCTGTTGAGATTAGAAGAGAAAAATCTGCAAAGTCCGCTTGGCTAACttcatgtaaacaaactaaaaatgtgCTACTTTCACTGCCAAATAATCTTTCAGTTTTTGATGAACTGTTTgctctttaaaatgtcaaacaatgaaaaataccAAACACAAGTTCTGACAGTGTAAAGGAATATCTATAACCAACCCAACACTCTAAAATCTGAAGGTATTCAGGTTACAAGGAaatcgtcacatttgagaaggtggaACAATTGGCAACAATAAATCAGTGATTTCTTTAGAAGTACGTGGTTGGTTTCAGTTAATGTGAGATAATATACAGGTGTTGAAGTATTGTGTATTACTGTCTTTGCAGATACTATTAGCAGATCTTT is a window of Enoplosus armatus isolate fEnoArm2 chromosome 3, fEnoArm2.hap1, whole genome shotgun sequence DNA encoding:
- the lrig2 gene encoding leucine-rich repeats and immunoglobulin-like domains protein 2, which translates into the protein MNHNELTVLPFLGDVSANITSLSLVHNRISELSMHQLQPYVSLETLDLTSNSISELKVGSFPSMQLKYLNLSNNKISVLEPGCFENISSSLLVLKLNRNRLAMLPSKVFKLPQLQFLEMKRNKIKIVDSLTFKGMDSLRSLKMQRNGITKLMDGAFFGLNNIEELELEHNNLTEVNKGWLYGLRMLRVLRVSQNTVGIIRPDAWEFCQKLEELDLSFNHLTRLEETAFVGLGLLENLNLGENSISHLGEGVFSGLASLRTLDIRNNEISWAIEDSIGVFDGMKKLNTLILQRNTIKSITKKAFEGLEELEHLDLSKNGIMSIHPEALSHMKLKVFVLNTSSLLCDCHMQWLGPWLTDSQFQQSVSAICAHPASLLDRNILSISPEEFVCDDFPKPRITTHPETSVALRGNNVTLSCVASSSSDSPMNTAWRKDGEVLYDAEVQNYARYQEGELIYTTVLHLLNVNFTDEGRYQCVVSNHFGSNYSNRAKLTVNELPSFLKTPMDLTIRTGTMARLECAAEGHPSPQIAWQKDGGTDFPAARERRMHVMPDDDIFFIANVKTEDMGVYSCTAQNAAGSLSANATLTVLETPSFMRPLEDRTVARGETAVLQCIAGGSPAPRLNWTKDDGPLVLTERHFFAAANQLLIIVDAGPADAGKYTCIMSNTLGTERGHIYLSVSPSPNCDTGTGYDQDGWTTVGIVVIVVVCCVVGTSLVWVIVIYHMRRKSEDYSITNTDEMNLPADIPSYLSSQGTLSEPQEGYSNSEAGSHQQLMPPLSNGYVHKGTDGGAGPLVICSDCYDNANIYSRTREYCPYAYLGEDDPLDKTLPGLKESFSEHAQHEDTALESLISNQDSSIFLTSHDKRLSSHTPPGHYANDTISRSFWGEGGEDPSSKPQPGASQHPVTVHRTPPLTSTADGADKQSEAEVDCFPSQCTQDHRSASNRTNPQEHPAPS